The proteins below come from a single bacterium genomic window:
- a CDS encoding SDR family oxidoreductase, which translates to ALAERLARQAGTDYEGGQRIIMQSLGGIPLGRPARPEEVADLITFLVSPRAGSISGSEHLIDGGTVPTV; encoded by the coding sequence TGGCGCTGGCCGAGCGGCTGGCACGCCAGGCCGGGACGGACTACGAGGGCGGCCAGCGGATCATCATGCAGTCGCTGGGGGGCATCCCGCTCGGACGGCCGGCCAGGCCGGAAGAGGTGGCCGATCTGATCACCTTCCTGGTGTCGCCGCGCGCGGGCTCCATCTCGGGCTCAGAGCACCTGATCGACGGCGGCACGGTGCCGACGGTCTAG